A single region of the Acidobacteriota bacterium genome encodes:
- a CDS encoding phosphotransferase: protein MTEQRPTLSMDAVLETATRFELGGTPTAAHELRSGHINDSYVISGPGGRRGLLQRINEHVFTDPRRLMENVERITRHLAGKLSTGRRRRRLTLIPADSGRTWIEIRSASEGSGRRRDGSGAEGYWRMYELIEDVTTQVTASSADQVFRAAQAFGQFQGMLADLPPPPLFETIAGFHDTLSRFDALDRVLRDEPEGRQAATRHTRAEAEIRAAAAHRHLAGRLIEAAARGVPQRTVHNDCKISNVLFDRRSAEALCVVDLDTAMPGLAAFDFGDMARSMAHRADEDARDPRGIEVDLELFGALTAGYLDGAGFLTAEERRSLVDGALVLTLEQAVRFLTDHLQDDIYFRVERPGQNLDRCRVQFALLESLLARAGDLRKIVGGG, encoded by the coding sequence ATGACGGAGCAGCGACCAACCCTCTCCATGGACGCCGTCCTGGAGACCGCCACCCGCTTTGAACTCGGCGGCACGCCCACCGCCGCCCACGAGTTGCGGAGCGGCCACATCAACGACTCCTATGTCATCTCGGGGCCCGGCGGGCGGCGGGGACTCCTGCAACGGATCAACGAACACGTCTTCACCGATCCGCGTCGATTGATGGAGAACGTCGAGCGGATCACCCGGCACCTCGCCGGGAAGCTCAGCACCGGGAGGAGGAGGCGCCGGCTGACGCTGATTCCGGCGGACAGCGGTCGAACGTGGATCGAGATCAGGAGCGCTTCCGAAGGAAGTGGCAGGAGAAGGGACGGAAGCGGCGCGGAGGGCTACTGGCGGATGTACGAGCTGATCGAAGACGTGACGACTCAGGTCACCGCGTCGTCAGCCGATCAGGTCTTTCGGGCAGCGCAGGCGTTCGGGCAGTTCCAGGGCATGCTCGCGGACCTTCCCCCGCCACCCCTGTTCGAGACGATCGCTGGCTTCCACGACACCTTGAGCCGCTTCGACGCTCTGGACAGAGTGCTGAGGGACGAGCCGGAAGGCAGACAGGCCGCGACCCGCCACACGCGAGCCGAGGCGGAGATCCGGGCCGCTGCCGCGCATCGGCACCTGGCCGGACGGCTGATCGAGGCCGCGGCCCGTGGCGTCCCCCAGCGAACGGTTCACAACGACTGCAAGATCAGCAACGTCCTCTTCGACCGGCGAAGCGCCGAAGCGCTGTGCGTTGTCGACCTGGATACCGCGATGCCAGGTCTCGCGGCCTTCGATTTCGGGGACATGGCGCGGTCCATGGCTCACCGGGCCGACGAGGATGCCCGCGACCCGAGAGGAATCGAGGTCGACCTCGAGTTGTTCGGAGCGCTGACCGCCGGCTACCTGGACGGGGCCGGCTTCCTGACCGCCGAAGAACGGCGCAGCCTGGTCGATGGCGCTCTGGTGCTGACGCTCGAACAGGCGGTCCGCTTCCTGACCGACCACCTCCAGGACGACATCTACTTCCGCGTCGAGCGGCCAGGCCAGAATCTGGACCGATGCCGGGTCCAGTTCGCCCTGCTCGAGTCGCTCCTCGCGCGCGCAGGAGACCTGCGGAAGATCGTGGGCGGCGGTTAG